In Streptomyces ambofaciens ATCC 23877, a single genomic region encodes these proteins:
- a CDS encoding GvpL/GvpF family gas vesicle protein, whose translation MSTYVYGITAGSHPSLPEGIAGVGEPPREVRILKVGELAAVVSDAPEGLRPKRRELLAHQNVLSEAGAGGCVLPMRFGSVAPDDGAVTGVLAERADHYKERLAALDGRVEYNVKANHVEEAVLHHVMADNPEIRALAESNRQSGGGSYESKIQLGEMVAAAVQSKEGEDALALERALEPVADAVSVGPESTGWLANVSYLVKQDAAEEFLAAVERTRKDMPHLEVRVNGPLPPYSFVEPGPAEPAGTAAGGMDVGTE comes from the coding sequence GTGAGCACGTACGTCTACGGCATCACCGCCGGTTCGCACCCCTCGCTCCCCGAGGGCATCGCCGGTGTCGGTGAGCCGCCACGCGAGGTCCGGATCCTGAAGGTGGGCGAGCTGGCGGCCGTCGTCAGCGACGCGCCCGAGGGCCTGCGGCCCAAGCGCAGGGAGCTGCTCGCCCACCAGAACGTGCTCAGCGAGGCGGGCGCGGGCGGCTGTGTGCTGCCCATGCGCTTCGGCAGCGTCGCCCCGGACGACGGCGCGGTCACGGGCGTGCTCGCCGAGCGGGCGGACCACTACAAGGAGCGCCTCGCGGCGCTGGACGGCCGGGTCGAGTACAACGTCAAGGCCAACCACGTCGAAGAGGCCGTGCTGCACCACGTGATGGCCGACAACCCGGAGATCCGGGCGCTGGCCGAGTCCAACCGGCAGTCGGGCGGCGGCAGCTACGAGAGCAAGATCCAGCTCGGCGAGATGGTCGCGGCGGCGGTCCAGAGCAAGGAGGGCGAGGACGCCCTCGCGCTGGAGCGGGCCCTGGAACCGGTCGCCGACGCCGTGAGCGTGGGTCCCGAGTCCACCGGGTGGCTGGCCAACGTCTCCTACCTGGTGAAGCAGGACGCGGCCGAGGAGTTCCTCGCCGCCGTGGAACGGACCCGTAAGGACATGCCGCACCTGGAGGTGCGCGTGAACGGCCCCCTGCCGCCGTACAGCTTCGTCGAGCCCGGTCCGGCCGAGCCCGCGGGCACCGCGGCCGGCGGGATGGATGTCGGAACGGAGTGA
- a CDS encoding gas vesicle protein GvpG → MGLISEVLMLPLAPARGGAWAIRQVLNEAERIYYDPATVRAELARLEEQLEAGEITEEEFDRQEDGLLDRLEIATRTSAGLGNGTAP, encoded by the coding sequence GTGGGACTCATCTCGGAGGTCCTGATGCTGCCGCTCGCCCCGGCGCGCGGCGGTGCCTGGGCCATCAGACAGGTGCTGAACGAGGCCGAGCGGATCTACTACGACCCCGCCACGGTCCGCGCCGAACTTGCGCGGCTGGAGGAGCAGCTGGAGGCCGGCGAGATCACCGAGGAGGAGTTCGACCGACAGGAGGACGGGCTTCTGGACCGGCTGGAGATCGCTACGCGCACGAGCGCGGGATTGGGCAACGGGACGGCGCCATGA
- a CDS encoding SRPBCC family protein gives MTDTLGSAASTAGKAAKKNPLADVAQSEAADRLKAEVQEYLAAQVTRLLTGVGTKLGETTGKLNDIAEGNSPGFAKLALDGGRKLAEGKGPMRAAFEVGAGKVKDNVVGAFKNLTGGRGRKKGGGGQKPTVIIEYVDVGVPLRTAYDQWTQYQDFSTFAKGVKSANRADDTSSDWQLKVFWSNRSWKAKTTEQVPDDRISWTSEGAKGTTKGVVSFHQLADNLTRVILVIEYYPKGLFEKTGNIWRAQGRRARLDLKNYVRHITLKGEADDGWRGEIRDGEVVRSHEDAVAEEEEEREEQDGQAQEDGPEGEESEEEYEGEEEEPHAEEESEADAEYEQEPEGEPEEEYEEYEEPEGEYEEPEGEYEEDKEAGEDEYASREEHEDADSGSRR, from the coding sequence ATGACCGACACCCTCGGTTCCGCGGCTTCCACCGCGGGCAAGGCGGCGAAGAAGAACCCGCTCGCCGACGTGGCCCAGAGCGAGGCGGCCGACCGGCTCAAGGCGGAGGTGCAGGAGTACCTCGCGGCCCAGGTCACGCGGCTGCTGACCGGCGTCGGCACCAAGCTCGGCGAGACCACCGGCAAGCTGAACGACATAGCCGAGGGCAACAGCCCCGGATTCGCCAAGCTCGCCCTCGACGGTGGCCGCAAGCTCGCCGAGGGCAAGGGCCCGATGCGGGCCGCGTTCGAGGTCGGCGCCGGCAAGGTGAAGGACAACGTGGTCGGCGCCTTCAAGAACCTGACCGGCGGCAGGGGGCGGAAGAAGGGCGGCGGCGGCCAGAAGCCGACCGTCATCATCGAGTACGTCGACGTCGGTGTCCCGCTGCGCACGGCCTACGACCAGTGGACCCAGTACCAGGACTTCAGCACCTTCGCCAAGGGGGTCAAGAGCGCCAACCGCGCCGACGACACGTCGTCCGACTGGCAGCTGAAGGTCTTCTGGTCCAACCGCAGCTGGAAGGCGAAGACCACCGAGCAGGTGCCGGACGACCGGATCTCCTGGACGTCGGAGGGCGCCAAGGGCACCACCAAGGGCGTCGTCAGCTTCCACCAGCTCGCCGACAACCTCACCCGCGTGATCCTGGTCATCGAGTACTACCCCAAGGGCCTGTTCGAGAAGACCGGCAACATCTGGCGCGCCCAGGGCCGCCGGGCCCGCCTCGACCTGAAGAACTACGTCCGCCACATCACCCTCAAGGGCGAGGCGGACGACGGCTGGCGCGGTGAGATCCGCGACGGCGAGGTCGTCCGCAGCCACGAGGACGCCGTCGCCGAGGAAGAGGAGGAGCGGGAGGAGCAGGACGGGCAGGCGCAGGAGGACGGCCCGGAAGGGGAGGAGTCCGAGGAGGAGTACGAGGGCGAGGAGGAGGAGCCGCACGCCGAGGAGGAGAGCGAGGCGGACGCCGAGTACGAGCAGGAGCCGGAGGGCGAGCCCGAGGAGGAGTACGAGGAGTACGAGGAGCCGGAGGGCGAGTACGAGGAGCCCGAGGGCGAGTACGAGGAGGACAAGGAAGCCGGCGAGGACGAGTACGCGTCCCGTGAGGAGCACGAGGACGCCGACAGCGGGAGTCGTCGATGA
- a CDS encoding gas vesicle protein, with amino-acid sequence MTTPSRLPDPYGQGQSANLADILERVLDKGVVIAGDIRINLLDIELLTIKLRLIVASVDKAKEMGIDWWESDPALSSRARRDELTRENAELRERLRELDPGRVPREAP; translated from the coding sequence ATGACCACACCCAGCCGGTTGCCCGATCCCTATGGCCAGGGACAGAGCGCCAATCTCGCCGACATCCTGGAGCGGGTGCTCGACAAGGGAGTCGTCATCGCCGGCGACATCCGGATCAACCTGCTCGACATAGAGCTGCTCACGATCAAGCTGCGGCTCATCGTCGCCTCCGTCGACAAGGCCAAGGAAATGGGCATCGACTGGTGGGAGAGCGACCCCGCCCTCTCCTCGCGCGCCCGGCGCGACGAACTCACCCGGGAGAACGCCGAACTGCGTGAACGCCTGCGCGAGCTCGACCCGGGCCGCGTACCGAGGGAGGCGCCGTGA
- a CDS encoding GvpL/GvpF family gas vesicle protein: protein MTGLRYVYAVCRPFDAVLKTQLTGVAGDPPRLLPHGGLVAVVSHVPEADFSEEALRAHLEDLDWLSGTARAHQQVIDALTAVTTPLPLRLATVFRDDSGVRVMMEEREEAFRRTLDRLDGRVEWGVKVYVETEPEKASGPAQPAPKPASGRDYLRQRRMQTRADEDLWTRAEEFATRLHETLSARADDARLHAPQNPSLSGAAGRNVLNAAYLVRRDASEEFVENVDRTKDDVPGMRVELTGPWAAYSFAGEESPGEGP, encoded by the coding sequence GTGACCGGACTGCGGTACGTGTACGCCGTCTGCCGCCCCTTCGACGCGGTCCTCAAGACCCAGCTGACGGGGGTGGCGGGCGATCCGCCCCGCCTGCTGCCCCACGGCGGCCTCGTCGCCGTCGTCAGCCACGTCCCCGAGGCCGACTTCTCCGAGGAGGCGCTGCGCGCCCACCTGGAGGACCTGGACTGGCTCTCCGGGACCGCCCGTGCCCATCAGCAGGTCATCGACGCGCTCACCGCCGTCACCACCCCGCTGCCGCTCCGGCTGGCCACCGTCTTCCGGGACGACAGCGGCGTACGCGTGATGATGGAGGAGCGGGAGGAGGCCTTCCGGCGCACGCTCGACCGGCTCGACGGACGGGTGGAATGGGGCGTCAAGGTGTACGTCGAGACGGAACCGGAGAAGGCTTCGGGGCCGGCGCAGCCCGCCCCGAAGCCCGCCTCGGGCCGGGACTACCTGCGACAGCGGCGCATGCAGACGCGAGCCGACGAGGACCTGTGGACCAGGGCCGAGGAGTTCGCGACGCGCCTGCACGAGACGCTGTCCGCGCGGGCCGACGACGCGCGGTTGCACGCGCCGCAGAACCCGAGTCTTTCCGGGGCCGCCGGACGGAACGTGCTCAATGCCGCCTACCTGGTGCGGCGCGACGCCTCCGAGGAGTTCGTGGAGAACGTGGACCGTACGAAGGACGACGTCCCCGGGATGCGGGTGGAACTCACCGGGCCGTGGGCCGCCTACTCCTTCGCCGGCGAGGAAAGCCCCGGGGAGGGACCGTGA
- a CDS encoding gas vesicle protein has protein sequence MTVVERREIALVDLLDRLLAGGVVITGDVTLRIADVDLVRIDLNALISSVNRTVPSPFGD, from the coding sequence GTGACCGTCGTCGAACGCCGTGAGATCGCGCTCGTGGACCTCCTCGACCGGCTGCTGGCCGGCGGAGTGGTCATCACCGGCGACGTCACCCTGCGCATAGCCGACGTCGACCTGGTCCGCATCGATCTGAACGCGCTGATCAGCTCGGTCAACCGCACCGTACCCTCGCCGTTCGGGGACTGA
- a CDS encoding gas vesicle protein K, which produces MSEHPEPRKRLDLDPDTVERDLVKLVLTVVELLRQLMERQALRRVDEGDLSEEQEERIGLTLMLLDDRMTELRDRYGLRPEDLNLDLGPLGPLLPRE; this is translated from the coding sequence GTGAGCGAGCATCCCGAGCCCCGCAAGCGTCTCGACCTCGACCCCGACACGGTCGAGCGCGACCTGGTCAAGCTGGTGCTGACCGTGGTCGAGCTGCTGCGCCAGCTCATGGAGCGCCAGGCGCTGCGCCGGGTCGACGAGGGCGACCTGAGCGAGGAGCAGGAGGAGCGGATCGGGCTCACCCTGATGCTCCTCGACGACCGCATGACCGAACTGCGCGACCGCTACGGACTGCGGCCCGAGGACCTGAACCTGGACCTCGGGCCGCTGGGACCGCTGCTGCCCCGGGAGTGA
- a CDS encoding methyltransferase domain-containing protein has protein sequence MPKPRETAVYTHGHHESVLRSHTWRTAANSAAYLLGSLKPHMRILDVGCGPGTITADLAALVPDGHVTGVDRAPEIVERARATAAGRGAANTDFAVADVHALDHPDDTFCVVHAHQVLQHVGDPVRALREMRRVVKPGGIVAVRDADYGAMTWYPASPGLDDWLDLYRGVARANGGEPDAGRRLEAWALEAGFTDVTCTSATWTFSTPAEREWWSGLWAERTLASAYAGRAVEGGHATTERLRAVSAAWREWGERPDGWFSVPHGEILCRKEVRNAPDR, from the coding sequence ATGCCGAAACCGCGGGAGACCGCCGTCTACACGCACGGGCACCACGAGTCCGTGCTCCGTTCGCACACCTGGCGCACCGCCGCCAACTCCGCCGCCTACCTGCTCGGTTCACTGAAGCCCCACATGAGGATCCTGGACGTCGGCTGCGGTCCGGGCACCATCACCGCGGACCTCGCGGCCCTGGTCCCGGACGGGCACGTCACCGGCGTGGACCGGGCGCCGGAGATCGTGGAGCGGGCCCGCGCGACGGCCGCCGGGCGCGGGGCGGCCAACACCGACTTCGCGGTCGCCGACGTGCACGCGCTGGACCACCCGGACGACACCTTCTGCGTGGTCCACGCCCACCAGGTGCTCCAGCACGTGGGCGACCCGGTGCGGGCACTGCGGGAGATGAGGCGGGTCGTGAAGCCGGGCGGGATCGTCGCCGTCCGCGACGCGGACTACGGGGCCATGACGTGGTACCCGGCGTCGCCGGGCCTGGACGACTGGCTGGATCTGTACCGCGGGGTGGCCCGCGCCAACGGGGGCGAGCCGGACGCCGGACGCCGACTGGAGGCCTGGGCCCTCGAAGCGGGCTTCACGGACGTCACCTGCACCTCCGCCACCTGGACCTTCTCCACCCCCGCCGAACGGGAGTGGTGGAGCGGCCTGTGGGCGGAGCGCACCCTGGCGTCGGCGTACGCCGGGCGCGCCGTCGAGGGCGGCCACGCGACGACGGAGCGGCTGCGGGCCGTCTCGGCGGCCTGGCGGGAGTGGGGAGAACGGCCGGACGGCTGGTTCAGCGTCCCGCACGGGGAGATCCTGTGCCGAAAGGAAGTCCGGAACGCGCCTGATCGGTAG
- a CDS encoding bifunctional phosphatase PAP2/diacylglycerol kinase family protein yields MSPDVDLTALTPGPHPVRNGFLRLDQRAFEAVAARTWPGADPLLPRLSRGANHGVLWFAAAAALAASRTPRARRAAARGLASLSLASLTINTLGKRSVRRARPVLDPVPLVRQLKRQPITTSFPSGHAASAAAFATGVALESPAWGAAVAPVAAAVALSRVYTGVHFPSDVLAGAALGVGAAFAVRGMVPTRAQLTPPARPRAEVPALAGGEGLVMVANIGSGTSERVRALCDALPEAEVVECEPQDVRAELEKAAGRARVLGVCGGDGTVNAGAETALRHGLPLAVLPGGTLNHFAYDLGVEDVRDLCRALERGEGVRVDVGRFASGGQRGVFLNTFSLGVYPELVRERERWSSRIGGWPAGVLAAVRVLRADRHPLEAEVRGRRRPLWMLFAGNGTYHRRGIASGRRLDLADGQLDVRVVHGGRRPALRLLSAALAGPLTRSPAHAAVQVGRLRLSGVAPGTLMAFDGELTETEGDLTLEKLPEALTVYRPLPGGGLLS; encoded by the coding sequence ATGAGCCCCGACGTAGACCTCACCGCCCTCACCCCCGGCCCGCACCCGGTCCGCAACGGTTTCCTGCGCCTGGACCAGCGTGCGTTCGAGGCCGTCGCCGCCCGTACCTGGCCCGGTGCCGATCCCCTGCTGCCCCGGCTGAGCCGCGGCGCCAACCACGGCGTGCTGTGGTTCGCGGCAGCGGCGGCCCTGGCCGCGTCCCGCACGCCGAGGGCCCGTCGCGCCGCCGCCCGGGGCCTCGCCTCGCTGAGCCTGGCCTCGCTGACGATCAACACCCTCGGCAAGCGCTCGGTCCGCCGGGCCCGCCCCGTCCTCGACCCGGTGCCGCTGGTCCGGCAGCTGAAGCGGCAGCCGATCACGACGTCCTTCCCGTCCGGGCACGCTGCGTCGGCCGCCGCGTTCGCGACCGGCGTCGCGCTGGAGTCGCCCGCGTGGGGCGCGGCGGTGGCCCCGGTGGCCGCCGCGGTCGCCCTTTCCCGCGTCTACACCGGCGTCCACTTCCCGAGCGACGTGCTGGCCGGTGCGGCCCTCGGGGTGGGGGCGGCGTTCGCCGTACGGGGCATGGTGCCCACGCGGGCCCAGCTCACCCCGCCGGCCCGGCCGCGTGCCGAGGTGCCGGCGCTGGCCGGGGGCGAGGGGCTGGTGATGGTGGCCAACATCGGCTCGGGCACCTCGGAGCGGGTGCGGGCGCTGTGCGACGCGCTGCCCGAGGCGGAGGTCGTCGAGTGCGAGCCGCAGGACGTCCGGGCGGAGCTGGAGAAGGCTGCGGGCCGTGCCCGGGTGCTGGGCGTGTGCGGCGGCGACGGCACCGTGAACGCGGGGGCCGAGACCGCGCTGCGGCACGGGCTGCCGCTGGCGGTGCTGCCCGGCGGCACGCTGAACCACTTCGCCTACGACCTCGGCGTGGAGGACGTACGGGACCTGTGCCGGGCGCTGGAGCGGGGGGAGGGCGTGCGGGTGGACGTGGGCCGGTTCGCCTCCGGCGGGCAGCGCGGCGTCTTCCTGAACACCTTCAGTCTCGGTGTGTACCCGGAGCTGGTGCGCGAGCGGGAGCGCTGGTCGTCCCGGATCGGCGGCTGGCCGGCCGGTGTGCTCGCGGCCGTACGGGTGCTGCGGGCCGACCGGCACCCGCTGGAGGCCGAGGTGCGGGGCCGCAGGCGGCCGCTGTGGATGCTGTTCGCGGGCAACGGCACGTACCACCGCCGGGGCATCGCCTCGGGCCGCCGGCTGGACCTGGCGGACGGGCAGCTGGACGTGCGGGTGGTGCACGGCGGCCGCCGGCCGGCGCTGCGGCTGCTGTCCGCGGCCCTCGCGGGACCGCTGACCCGCTCCCCCGCGCATGCCGCGGTCCAGGTGGGCCGACTGCGCCTGTCCGGGGTCGCGCCGGGCACGCTGATGGCGTTCGACGGTGAGCTCACGGAGACGGAGGGCGACCTGACGCTGGAGAAGCTGCCCGAGGCGCTCACGGTGTACCGGCCGCTGCCCGGTGGCGGACTTCTCTCCTGA